The Linepithema humile isolate Giens D197 chromosome 2, Lhum_UNIL_v1.0, whole genome shotgun sequence genome has a segment encoding these proteins:
- the Upf3 gene encoding regulator of nonsense transcripts 3B isoform X1, whose translation MIEETQQSENSVQNDSCSVQNDVQINSLDVGKTKDNKKEKCRPMTKVVIRRLPPSMTQDQFLEQVSPLPDHDYLYFVKADMSLGQFAYSRAYINFVEQQDIFMFREKFDNYVFVDSKGMEYPAVVEFAPFQRLPKKRAGKKKDLKCGTIESDSYYISFLESLKNQEIDPSVAQSKTEYSYQPPDNTVKKIMTTPLLEYLKIRKQEKQRLKDEKREERRRRDIERRRTKDDPIVSKHVNSVEGNLSSNFVISRPANVKFEDTFFQCFVENASARKCRKEILFNRFICERAQEKICKTHQRFYEHIKKAKPIRNMFDVKKQYLNGGKQVSCKTYLCFHKGDHVLRNPDLDKESRDDKENKDERDKMPLKELKNRNKRDDKIREKLSRDRETKPIIKGYRERVDDRNKDRDIKQRRYDEKKPYGRRDERDSMREERRNDFKDDRRYEAKEEFRESRDRKMEERRGKSYEKMRQEKKKLAETKKQIADVNGDDTSPKKVKEEQDTAQEREDGGKESVHNDDDSKHAKDNECTQRNTAEDRVTATQDCGDNAEEGIISLSAGANEDDECEEKSKVVKRRSSLESSGEGGAGDGSCLRRHKSLDGGGPSNLQKNEIEEKEKDKKDPRMERRIRNKDRPAMEIYRPGMGKFSKQRLEREKSNNDERASLSQSPTPNAGTSSAPGKPGKPGATEVRSMTFKRSVSRDVA comes from the exons CTGTGCAAAACGATGTACAGATCAATTCATTGGATGTTGGAAAAACCAAAGATaacaaaaaggaaaaatgtCGTCCCATGACAAAG GTGGTGATCAGAAGACTCCCTCCTTCGATGACTCAAGATCAATTTTTAGAACAAGTCTCCCCCCTGCCGGATCACGATTATTTGTACTTTGTGAAGGCCGACATGTCTCTCGGCCAATTTGCATATTCGCGCGCTTACATTAATTTCGTGGAGCAACAAGATATCTTCATGTTTCGGGAGAAGTTTGACAATTATGTCTTCGTAGATTCCAAAGGGATGGAATACCCCGCCGTGGTGGAGTTTGCGCCCTTCCAAAGATTACCAAAGAAACGAGCAGGCAAAAAGAAGGATCTCAAATGCGGCACTATCGAGAGTGATTCCTATTACATAAGTTTCTTAGAGAGCTTAAAAAATCAGGAGATTGATCCTAGTGTAGCTCAATCGAAAACCGAATACTCCTACCAGCCACCAGACA ATACAGTGAAGAAAATCatgacaactccgctgcttgaatatttgaaaattcgcAAGCAGGAGAAACAACGTCTTAAGGATGAGAAGCGCGAGGAACGGCGGAGGAGAGACATAGAAAGACGAAGAACGAAAGACGATCCCATCGTTTCTAAG CACGTAAATAGCGTTGAAGGTAATCTATCGTCCAACTTTGTCATATCTCGCCCGGCAAATGTCAAATTCGAAGATACGTTCTTTCAATGCTTTGTCGAAAACGCTAGTGCACGTAAATGCAGAAAGGAGATTCTCTTCAATAGATTTATATGTGAGCGAGCGCAagagaaaatatgtaaaactcATCAGAGGTTTTACGAGCACATCAAAAAGGCAAAACCGATTAGAAATATGTTCGATGTcaagaaacaatatttaaatggcGGCAAACAAGTCAGCTGCAAAACTTATCTCTGTTTCCACAAAGGCGATCAT GTTCTAAGGAATCCGGATCTGGATAAGGAGTCGAGAGATGACAAAGAAAACAAAGACGAGAGAGACAAGATGCCATTAAAGGAGCTGAAGAATAGAAACAAAAGAGACGACAAAATCAGAGAGAAACTGTCGCGCGATCGAGAAACTAAACCCATCATTAAAGGATACAGAGAGCGAGTTGACGACAGAAATAAAGATAGAGATATCAAGCAGCGACGGTACGACGAAAAGAAGCCTTACGGAAGGCGCGACGAAAGAGACAGCATGAGAGAGGAGAGAAGGAATGATTTTAAGGACGACAGGAGATACGAGGCGAAGGAAGAGTTCAGGGAATCGCGAGACAGAAAGATGGAAGAGAGACGCGGGAAAAGTTATGAAAAAATGAGGCAGGAGAAGAAGAAACTGGCGGAAACGAAGAAACAGATCGCTGACGTGAACGGGGACGATACGAGTCCGAAGAAGGTGAAGGAGGAGCAGGATACCGCGCAGGAGAGGGAAGACGGCGGCAAGGAATCTGTACATAACGATGACGACTCGAAACACGCCAAAGACAACGAATGCACGCAACGCAATACTGCCGAGGATAGAGTGACAGCGACACAAGACTGCGGGGATAACGCGGAAGAGGGAATCATTTCACTCAGTGCAg GTGCAAATGAGGACGACGAATGCGAGGAGAAATCAAAAGTTGTGAAGAGACGTAGCTCGCTTGAAAGCAGCGGTGAAGGCGGCGCAGGTGACGGGAGCTGCTTGCGCCGTCATAAATCGTTGGACGGAGGAGGCCCGAGCAATTTACAAAAGAACGAGattgaagaaaaagagaaagacaaGAAGGATCCGCGAATGGAACGCAGGATACGAAATAAG GATCGCCCGGCAATGGAGATTTACAGACCTGGCATGGGTAAATTCAGCAAGCAACGACTGGAACGCGAAAAATCCAACAACGACGAACGAGCGTCTCTTTCACAGAGCCCTACGCCGAATGCTGGCACTTCTTCCGCGCCTGGCAAACCCGGGAAACCCGGAGCGACGGAAGTGCGCTCGATGACGTTCAAACGCAGCGTCTCCCGCGATGTAGCATAA
- the Cap-D2 gene encoding condensin complex subunit 1, producing MVKNFVIPLMKDELLTIHADQYFVKDVVPLRMLTQALDVTKSALDKNGVDFVLDHFDTFFSIIAHGNKVEIEVVQRAYNRIYKAVQILVDDLEKIFDYDKEITDEEEREKYLCLNNMLAYLLSYLVCHINEHFAKNVYETVGKYKKNTKSNGEEEWEDSRQKALELLYRWLQLPLYKIWKPPIVDNSFVMTLANICYKILEQSKEAKQKQTRQTIFEVLGTLIKKYNHGLTSVVRIIQLVKLYDALAIPIAVGVVHMTTECSCNGLLREMMNEIGHNDIGETHSRNISIFLENIAISQPDLIIPILDDITEYLSNDFYTMRNCVIGVMGAVVQKALNGEDLTSEQKEKRDECLNLLEEHILDCNAYVRSKVLQTWQRLCCEGAVPIARHAKLLAATTLRLEDKSANVRKQALQLLRALLQSNPFAGKLNCDELSKTLKEEKAKLQELQSQLASNSGRGHAQRFELWTALESDIKAAIKKIIKNDEAEDEDDTDTEDEENIDPNHMFEHIRQLLLNRKVTAAVKYLWTTCTKLKENPEMENLSAIAKEECLFTFLLKIFIESEDDSLENENGDAVNNADKLNQVNKMKEDINKRKRIINYLNNCLEFATKLEDTIPMAKRLLFSTCASDAVESCTFLGIAFQFGVTGAADCMRETLFQAFHRDQSVRNNLAAVYKEIYLTSDDKKSTRQIAVTRANHLINLMKKLQPGQSPALTQLIVTWYKNEELNSELLQVLWEKFCLKYSGTSPIDSRTALMILTMIAQAEPDIVTDNLNILVTIGLGPRAKDDLLLARDTCRMLLKIKQNSRDVEKAPLRYPNDHDIFREILILLIDTFTSVGEKTYISFATDAINVIYHLANQSDQLIKKLLLDITEKGQFTNREASQEPIVSCTALSKLLYVVGHVAIRQMIHLDVSIYKELKRRNAVREMRGKRKKRTSKNVASTSHRDIRGRANRSFTSNKSLSRKDSSMISTTSEDNGDNGEEALEGAMDDAEAEFVNGALENEIVTGDGLLAKFIPLVLDVCQYPDKYNNDENVQAAGSLALSKMMTVSSEFCEQSLQLLVTILERSPYSGIRSNMLIGLSDLATRFPNQVEPWSKHIYGRLRDNDINVRRTCVRMLSNLIMREMIRVKGQVSELALCIIDEDEQIRQETKEFFNHLSQKGNTLYNIMPDILSRLADPELNLNEKQFQETIRYILGLMQKERQIDTIIDKICARFKLAATERQWRDLSYCLSLLQFSGKSIRRLIESLPLLKEKIHHKPVLTVLQNIIEQTKKKADAKAACAELEEKIQELLETETENSEVTDQILMPPPNTVPQTRKNVYQSRRKNKNYEDNDSSDDSEEDANNTPVKKKLRYSVEKARSKRISRSRSIAKYTDDDSDDDNNDDSALVTPVSVKHGKRERQFTEKKKVTLSSGSDSNASPITKKNKINKSPQITPKRTSTRLRK from the exons ATGGTGAAGAATTTTGTGATTCCTTTGATGAAAGATGAGCTTCTTACGATTCATGCCGATCAGTACTTCGTCAAGGATGTTGTACCCCTACGAATGCTGACACAAGCTCTCGATG TTACAAAATCAGCGTTAGATAAAAACGGTGTGGATTTTGTTCTGGACcattttgatacatttttctctatCATTGCTCATGGCAATAAAGTAGAAATAGAAGTCGTCCAGCGTGCTTACAATAGGATTTATAAGG CGGTGCAAATACTCGTGGATGACCTAGAAAAGATATTTGATTATGACAAAGAAATTACAGAtgaggaggagagagaaaagtaCTTGTGCCTTAATAATATGCTGGCATATTTACTTTCGTATCTTGTCTGTCATATTAAcgaacattttgcaaaaaatgtgTATGAGACTGTTGGGAAG tataagaaaaatacaaagtcAAATGGTGAGGAGGAATGGGAAGACTCTAGACAGAAGGCTTTGGAACTTCTGTATCGATGGCTGCAGTTACCGTTGTACAAAATCTGGAAGCCACCGATCGTCGACAATTCATTTGTTAT GACTTTGGCGAATATATGTTATAAGATACTGGAACAGAGTAAAGAGGCTAAACAAAAACAAACCAGGCAAACCATATTTGAG GTTTTGGGCACCTTGATCAAAAAGTACAATCACGGGCTAACCAGCGTTGTGAGAATTATTCAG TTAGTGAAATTGTATGACGCGTTAGCGATACCCATAGCAGTTGGCGTGGTGCACATGACCACGGAATGCAGCTGCAACGGTCTGTTAAGGGAGATGATGAACGAGATCGGGCATAACGACATTGGCGAAACGCATAGCCGTAACATATCCATATTTCTCGAGAATATCGCGATCTCGCAACCTGATCTCATTATTCCTATTCTCGACGATATCACGGAGTACCTGTCAAACGAC TTTTATACCATGAGAAACTGCGTGATCGGAGTCATGGGTGCGGTGGTGCAGAAAGCGTTGAACGGCGAGGATCTCACGAGTGAACAGAAGGAGAAACGCGACGAATGCCTGAATCTTTTGGAGGAGCACATTTTAGATTGCAACGCTTATGTGAGATCAAAGGTGCTTCAGACTTGGCAACGCTTGTGCTGTGAGGGTGCTGTACCGATAGCGAGACACGCGAAGCTTTTGGCCGCCACTACGTTGCGTTTGGAAGACAAGAGCGCGAATGTGCGAAAACAAGCTCTTCAGTTGCTGCGCGCTTTGTTGCAGAGCAATCCCTTCGCTGGCAAG TTGAATTGCGATGAACTTTCCAAGACGTTGAAGGAGGAGAAAGCAAAGCTGCAAGAGCTGCAGAGTCAACTCGCGAGTAACAGTGGACGAGGTCACGCGCAGAGATTCGAGCTTTGGACCGCTTTAGAGTCGGATATAAAGGCGGCGATAAagaagattattaaaaatgacgAAGCGGAAGATGAAGATG ATACAGATACAGAAGACGAAGAGAACATTGATCCGAATCACATGTTCGAACACATAAGACAACTGTTGTTGAATCGAAAGGTCACCGCGGCGGTGAAGTACCTATGGACAACCTGTACGAAGTTGAAAGAAAATCCTGAGATGGAAAATCTGTCCGCTATCGCGAAGGAGGAATGCCTATTCACTTTTTTGCTCAAAATCTTCATAGAGTCGGAGGATGATTCGCTGGAGAATGAAAACGGAGATGCGGTGAACAACGCGGACAAATTAAACCAAGTCAATAAGATGAAGGAGGACATTAACAAGCGAAAGCgcatcataaattatttaaac AATTGTCTAGAGTTCGCGACCAAGTTGGAAGATACGATACCGATGGCGAAGAGACTGCTATTTTCTACATGTGCCAGCGACGCCGTGGAATCGTGCACTTTCCTGGGAATCGCTTTCCAGTTTGGAGTGACCGGAGCGGCCGACTGTATGCGCGAGACACTGTTTCAAGCCTTTCATCGCGATCAGTCTGTGCGTAACAACCTAGCCGCGGTATACAAGGAGATTTACCTTACCTCCGACGACAAGAAATCGACTCGTCAAATAGCTGTCACTCGCGCAAACCATCTGATCAACTTGATGAAAAAGCTACAGCCCGGACAGAGCCCGGCTTTGACACAGCTGATCGTAACGTGGTATAAGAACGAGGAGCTGAACAGCGAATTACTGCAG GTATTATGGGAAAAGTTCTGCTTGAAATATTCGGGCACGTCACCGATCGACAGCAGAACGGCGTTGATGATATTAACAATGATAGCTCAAGCGGAGCCCGACATAGTAACTGACAATCTGAATATATTAGTGACGATAGGATTAGGCCCGCGCGCGAAGGACGATCTTCTTTTAGCGCGGGACACCTGCAGAATGTTGTTGAAGATCAAACAAAATAGCAGGGACGTCGAAAAAGCGCCTCTGAG gtatcCTAACGATCACGACatatttcgagaaattttgatattgtTAATAGACACTTTTACCAGCGTCGGAGAGAAAACTTACATTTCATTCGCGACTGACGCGATCAACGTCATATATCAC ttGGCGAATCAATCTGATCAgttgataaagaaattattgctGGACATTACGGAGAAGGGCCAGTTCACGAACAGAGAAGCGAGTCAAGAACCGATTGTGTCGTGCACCGCGCTCTCGAAACTGCTCTATGTAGTCGGACACGTCGCCATCAGGCAGATGATTCACTTGGACGTGTCCATTTACAAGGAACTGAAACGTAGAAACGCGGTGCGCGAGATGCGAGGTAAACGCAAGAAACGTACGTCGAAGAACGTGGCCTCGACGAGTCACCGAGATATTAGAGGCAGAGCGAACAGGTCTTTTACGTCAAACAAATCTTTGTCGCGGAAGGATAGCTCGATGATTTCTACGACTTCGGAAGATAATGGAGATAATGGAGAGGAGGCTTTGGAGGGTGCGATGGACGACGCCGAAGCGGAATTTGTGAACGGCGCCCTCGAAAACGAGATTGTTACCGGTGACGGCTTGCTCGCgaaatttat TCCGCTGGTGTTGGATGTCTGCCAATATCCCGACAAGTATAACAACGACGAGAACGTGCAAGCGGCTGGTTCGCTGGCGCTCAGCAAGATGATGACGGTGAGCTCCGAGTTCTGCGAGCAGTCCCTGCAACTCTTGGTCACGATACTGGAACGGTCGCCGTATTCCGGAATCAGATCGAACATGCTAATCGGATTGAGCGATCTCGCCACTAGATTCCCCAATCAGGTGGAACCTTGGTCGAAGCACATTTATGGCAG aCTTCGAGACAATGACATAAACGTGCGTAGAACGTGCGTGCGTATGTTGTCGAATTTGATAATGAGGGAGATGATACGCGTGAAGGGACAGGTTTCGGAACTGGCCCTTTGCATCATTGACGAGGACGAGCAGATTCGACAGGAGACGAAGGAATTCTTTAATCATCTCAGCCAGAAAGGCAACACTCTATATAACATAATGCCTGACATATTATCGCGCTTAGCGGATCCTGAGTTGAATCTCAACGAGAAACAGTTCCAGGAAACCATCAG GTACATTCTCGGTCTAAtgcagaaagagagacagataGATACCATAATCGACAAAATTTGCGCTAGATTCAAATTGGCCGCCACGGAAAGGCAGTGGCGTGATCTCTCCTACTGTCTTTCGCTACTGCAATTCAGCGGAAAGA GTATACGACGTCTCATCGAAAGTTTGCCGCtattgaaagagaaaattcaTCACAAGCCGGTGTTAACGgtattgcaaaatatcatCGAGCAGACGAAGAAAAAGGCGGACGCGAAGGCCGCTTGCGCGGAATTGGAGGAGAAAATACAAGAGCTTCTAGAGACCGAGACAGAAAATAGTGAGGTAACAGATCAGATTCTGATGCCACCACCGAACACCGTGCCGCAAACCAGAAAAAATGTCTATCAGAGCAGACGCAAGAACAAGAATTATGAGGATAATGATTCTTCCGACGATTCCGAGGAAGATGCAAACAATACGCCcgttaaaaagaaat TAAGATATAGTGTCGAGAAAGCAAGAAGTAAAAGGATCTCTCGTTCAAGATCAATCGCAAAGTATACTGATGATGATAGTGATGATGACAACAACGATGACAGTGCATTAGTTACTCCGGTGTCTGTGAAGCACG gCAAAAGAGAGCGCCAATTTACggagaagaaaaaagtaacGCTTAGCAGTGGCAGTGACAGCAATGCATCGCcgataacgaaaaaaaataagatcaaTAAATCGCCGCAGATAACTCCGAAAAGGACTTCAACTCGATtgcgtaaataa
- the Upf3 gene encoding regulator of nonsense transcripts 3A isoform X2, whose protein sequence is MIEETQQSENSVQNDSCSVQNDVQINSLDVGKTKDNKKEKCRPMTKVVIRRLPPSMTQDQFLEQVSPLPDHDYLYFVKADMSLGQFAYSRAYINFVEQQDIFMFREKFDNYVFVDSKGMEYPAVVEFAPFQRLPKKRAGKKKDLKCGTIESDSYYISFLESLKNQEIDPSVAQSKTEYSYQPPDNTVKKIMTTPLLEYLKIRKQEKQRLKDEKREERRRRDIERRRTKDDPIVSKVLRNPDLDKESRDDKENKDERDKMPLKELKNRNKRDDKIREKLSRDRETKPIIKGYRERVDDRNKDRDIKQRRYDEKKPYGRRDERDSMREERRNDFKDDRRYEAKEEFRESRDRKMEERRGKSYEKMRQEKKKLAETKKQIADVNGDDTSPKKVKEEQDTAQEREDGGKESVHNDDDSKHAKDNECTQRNTAEDRVTATQDCGDNAEEGIISLSAGANEDDECEEKSKVVKRRSSLESSGEGGAGDGSCLRRHKSLDGGGPSNLQKNEIEEKEKDKKDPRMERRIRNKDRPAMEIYRPGMGKFSKQRLEREKSNNDERASLSQSPTPNAGTSSAPGKPGKPGATEVRSMTFKRSVSRDVA, encoded by the exons CTGTGCAAAACGATGTACAGATCAATTCATTGGATGTTGGAAAAACCAAAGATaacaaaaaggaaaaatgtCGTCCCATGACAAAG GTGGTGATCAGAAGACTCCCTCCTTCGATGACTCAAGATCAATTTTTAGAACAAGTCTCCCCCCTGCCGGATCACGATTATTTGTACTTTGTGAAGGCCGACATGTCTCTCGGCCAATTTGCATATTCGCGCGCTTACATTAATTTCGTGGAGCAACAAGATATCTTCATGTTTCGGGAGAAGTTTGACAATTATGTCTTCGTAGATTCCAAAGGGATGGAATACCCCGCCGTGGTGGAGTTTGCGCCCTTCCAAAGATTACCAAAGAAACGAGCAGGCAAAAAGAAGGATCTCAAATGCGGCACTATCGAGAGTGATTCCTATTACATAAGTTTCTTAGAGAGCTTAAAAAATCAGGAGATTGATCCTAGTGTAGCTCAATCGAAAACCGAATACTCCTACCAGCCACCAGACA ATACAGTGAAGAAAATCatgacaactccgctgcttgaatatttgaaaattcgcAAGCAGGAGAAACAACGTCTTAAGGATGAGAAGCGCGAGGAACGGCGGAGGAGAGACATAGAAAGACGAAGAACGAAAGACGATCCCATCGTTTCTAAG GTTCTAAGGAATCCGGATCTGGATAAGGAGTCGAGAGATGACAAAGAAAACAAAGACGAGAGAGACAAGATGCCATTAAAGGAGCTGAAGAATAGAAACAAAAGAGACGACAAAATCAGAGAGAAACTGTCGCGCGATCGAGAAACTAAACCCATCATTAAAGGATACAGAGAGCGAGTTGACGACAGAAATAAAGATAGAGATATCAAGCAGCGACGGTACGACGAAAAGAAGCCTTACGGAAGGCGCGACGAAAGAGACAGCATGAGAGAGGAGAGAAGGAATGATTTTAAGGACGACAGGAGATACGAGGCGAAGGAAGAGTTCAGGGAATCGCGAGACAGAAAGATGGAAGAGAGACGCGGGAAAAGTTATGAAAAAATGAGGCAGGAGAAGAAGAAACTGGCGGAAACGAAGAAACAGATCGCTGACGTGAACGGGGACGATACGAGTCCGAAGAAGGTGAAGGAGGAGCAGGATACCGCGCAGGAGAGGGAAGACGGCGGCAAGGAATCTGTACATAACGATGACGACTCGAAACACGCCAAAGACAACGAATGCACGCAACGCAATACTGCCGAGGATAGAGTGACAGCGACACAAGACTGCGGGGATAACGCGGAAGAGGGAATCATTTCACTCAGTGCAg GTGCAAATGAGGACGACGAATGCGAGGAGAAATCAAAAGTTGTGAAGAGACGTAGCTCGCTTGAAAGCAGCGGTGAAGGCGGCGCAGGTGACGGGAGCTGCTTGCGCCGTCATAAATCGTTGGACGGAGGAGGCCCGAGCAATTTACAAAAGAACGAGattgaagaaaaagagaaagacaaGAAGGATCCGCGAATGGAACGCAGGATACGAAATAAG GATCGCCCGGCAATGGAGATTTACAGACCTGGCATGGGTAAATTCAGCAAGCAACGACTGGAACGCGAAAAATCCAACAACGACGAACGAGCGTCTCTTTCACAGAGCCCTACGCCGAATGCTGGCACTTCTTCCGCGCCTGGCAAACCCGGGAAACCCGGAGCGACGGAAGTGCGCTCGATGACGTTCAAACGCAGCGTCTCCCGCGATGTAGCATAA